The Panacibacter microcysteis DNA window GAGGGCCTGTTCAATATTTTCATCCTCTCCCGTTAACCATTGCGAAAAAGCATTTTCCAGTGATGCGTTGTGGGTGTAATGATGTTTCAGGAATGCTACAAAATACAGGAGGTCTGTAGTATTGAATGTTCTGTGCTTAAACTGCAGCAAACTTTTTAGTTCATCATCGCTGCAGCTCAACACAAATGCGTGCGGCTGCATATGCATCAGTTCCATCAGCGCTCTGGACTTATTGATAATCGTCGTTCTGTTGCCCCATGCAAATACGGCTGCAAAAAAGGCTGCTATTTCTATATCCTGCTGCTTTGTAAAAAGATGAGGAATGCAAACCGGGTCATCTTTTATAAAGCCGGGTTGGTTATACAAAGCCACCTTACTGTCAAAGAATGCTTTAAGGTCTTTTTCTTTCATCAATCACATTTACGTTCAACACCTTTATCCAATTGCTTTTTTCAGGTCTTCAATAAGGTCATCTGCGTCTTCAATGCCTACACTCAGTCTTATCAGCGAATCCTTCAGTCCATTTTTTATACGTTCCTCGCGTGGTATAGATGCGTGTGTCATTGTTGCCGGGTGGTTGATCAGCGATTCAACACCACCAAGGCTTTCTGCCAGCGCAAATAAACTGGTGGCAGATAATATTCGTTTTGTTTCTTTTTTACT harbors:
- a CDS encoding TIGR02757 family protein, whose product is MKEKDLKAFFDSKVALYNQPGFIKDDPVCIPHLFTKQQDIEIAAFFAAVFAWGNRTTIINKSRALMELMHMQPHAFVLSCSDDELKSLLQFKHRTFNTTDLLYFVAFLKHHYTHNASLENAFSQWLTGEDENIEQALIGFHHYFFSLQDVPPRTKKHIATPEKKSNCKRLNMFLRWMVRTDLNGVDFGLWKNIQPSQLICPVDLHVARVAKRFGLLHRKQTDWSAALELTDYLRTLDPADPVKYDFALFGLGVIEKYS